A window of the Pedobacter frigiditerrae genome harbors these coding sequences:
- a CDS encoding M20/M25/M40 family metallo-hydrolase: protein MKYFRITAFFILLASGKLFAQQTISRDPAISTLVNEVSASNLESVIKKLVSFQTRHTLSDTLSKTTGIGAARTWIKSEFEKYGVAGGNRLQVSYDTFTQPADGRRITAPVVLKNVVAILPGTDPNDKRMLMVSGHYDSRVTDVMNIKDFAPGANDDASGVAAVMEMCRIMSKQKFNCTLVFVAMVGEEQGLYGATNLAKRAKEEGWNVHLLMNNDIVGNSYGMETDIKDNKSVRVFSEGVSPLETPAQVAARQSAGTDNDGKARQAARYIKEVAERYVDQLEVKLIYRRDRFLRGGDHTPFSQQGFAAVRITEMNEDFNRQHQDVRTENGFKFGDLPEYVDYNYLQKVTRMNLSVMSNLALSAQEPENVVVLTAGLTNKTALKWDAPKGKTPAGYYVLMRETTSPYWEKKFFVKENAATLAYSKDNYYFGVQSVDENGHESLVIIPRAGR from the coding sequence ATGAAATATTTTAGAATCACTGCGTTTTTTATCCTTTTAGCTTCTGGAAAGCTTTTTGCTCAGCAAACCATTAGTCGAGACCCAGCCATAAGTACGTTAGTTAATGAAGTTTCGGCTTCAAATTTAGAATCAGTAATTAAAAAGTTAGTTTCTTTTCAAACTCGTCATACTTTAAGCGACACTTTGAGTAAAACCACAGGTATCGGCGCTGCCAGAACCTGGATTAAAAGTGAGTTTGAAAAATATGGTGTCGCTGGAGGAAATAGACTTCAAGTTTCTTATGATACTTTTACTCAACCTGCAGATGGTAGAAGGATAACTGCACCTGTTGTACTTAAAAATGTAGTAGCCATTTTGCCAGGTACCGACCCGAATGATAAAAGGATGTTAATGGTCTCTGGACATTATGATTCACGTGTCACTGACGTGATGAATATTAAAGATTTCGCCCCTGGCGCAAATGATGATGCCTCTGGTGTTGCTGCGGTTATGGAAATGTGTAGGATAATGAGCAAACAAAAATTCAATTGTACTTTAGTTTTTGTGGCGATGGTGGGAGAGGAGCAAGGTCTATATGGTGCCACAAATCTGGCCAAAAGAGCAAAGGAAGAAGGTTGGAATGTTCACTTGTTGATGAACAATGACATAGTTGGAAATTCTTACGGAATGGAAACCGACATTAAGGACAATAAAAGTGTACGTGTATTTAGTGAAGGAGTGTCGCCTTTAGAAACACCAGCACAAGTGGCAGCAAGACAATCGGCTGGAACCGATAACGATGGAAAAGCGAGACAAGCTGCAAGATACATTAAAGAGGTTGCAGAGCGATATGTGGACCAATTAGAAGTAAAACTGATTTATAGAAGAGACCGCTTTTTACGTGGAGGAGATCATACACCATTTTCTCAACAAGGTTTTGCCGCAGTACGGATTACCGAGATGAATGAAGATTTTAATAGACAACATCAAGATGTGAGGACAGAAAATGGTTTTAAGTTTGGCGATTTGCCAGAATATGTAGATTATAACTACCTGCAAAAGGTAACCAGAATGAACCTTTCGGTGATGTCTAATTTAGCATTATCGGCTCAAGAACCTGAAAATGTGGTGGTACTTACCGCTGGCTTAACCAATAAAACTGCTTTAAAATGGGATGCACCAAAAGGCAAAACGCCAGCAGGCTATTATGTGTTGATGCGTGAAACAACAAGTCCATATTGGGAGAAGAAATTTTTCGTGAAAGAAAACGCAGCAACGTTAGCCTACTCAAAAGATAATTATTATTTCGGTGTGCAATCTGTAGATGAGAATGGGCACGAAAGTTTGGTAATTATACCGAGGGCAGGGCGATAA